Proteins co-encoded in one Paracrocinitomix mangrovi genomic window:
- a CDS encoding FKBP-type peptidyl-prolyl cis-trans isomerase, whose product MKIAQHSVVTLNYTLKNSKGELLDTSEGREPLVYLHGVGGLIPGLEKELDDKVTGDKFTAVIPPEEAYGTRREELLKLVSKDGFQGDEEIQVGMQVQLQTEHGPAIAVITKIDGNDVTLDLNHPLADMTLHFDVAVEDVREATEEEIAHGHVHGPGGHQH is encoded by the coding sequence ATGAAAATTGCACAACATAGCGTAGTTACGCTGAACTACACACTTAAAAACAGCAAAGGAGAATTATTGGATACGTCAGAAGGAAGAGAGCCATTAGTTTATTTACATGGTGTGGGAGGATTAATCCCGGGACTTGAAAAAGAACTAGATGACAAAGTAACAGGAGATAAGTTTACAGCTGTTATCCCACCAGAAGAAGCTTACGGAACAAGAAGAGAAGAATTATTGAAATTGGTTTCTAAAGATGGATTCCAGGGTGATGAAGAAATTCAAGTTGGAATGCAAGTTCAATTGCAAACTGAGCATGGACCTGCTATTGCAGTGATTACTAAAATTGATGGTAATGATGTGACTTTGGATTTGAATCATCCTTTGGCAGACATGACTTTACATTTTGACGTTGCAGTTGAAGATGTTAGAGAAGCAACTGAAGAAGAGATTGCTCACGGTCACGTGCACGGACCTGGAGGACATCAGCACTAG
- a CDS encoding DUF6268 family outer membrane beta-barrel protein yields MIRFLIILIFFAVQPSFGQKWFDLANVYWRTSPSAKIEGSSEKRHFNTYIMDVKAPIVLDDKNLLLFGIEYQYNTITSNNPGIFPAYRFASHMLQLGYEHKWNTSFKTLFMLMPRLNTDYSQVNFSHFQLGGLTLFSKERSEDFIFMFGAYYNGELFGPMIVPIVGFNWAISEKWRWKMLAPLNLELAYMPKNWFRTGLRFDGFNASYRYQLIPGDPNSNRYIDKADNNAYLFTEFHLGKNCWINLRAGHSILRKYRFFQLEEKMDLKVGPFNVHDDRNNDDPKAVPVLFKNSLSFEARFIYRLPLD; encoded by the coding sequence ATGATTAGGTTCCTTATTATCCTGATTTTCTTTGCGGTACAACCTTCTTTTGGTCAAAAGTGGTTTGATTTGGCGAATGTGTATTGGAGGACTTCCCCTTCGGCAAAAATTGAAGGTTCTTCTGAAAAACGCCATTTCAATACTTATATCATGGATGTCAAGGCGCCAATTGTATTGGATGACAAAAACCTTTTGCTATTTGGAATAGAGTATCAATACAACACCATTACTTCTAACAATCCCGGTATTTTTCCTGCTTATCGTTTTGCTTCGCATATGTTGCAATTAGGCTATGAACATAAGTGGAATACATCTTTTAAAACTTTGTTCATGTTGATGCCAAGATTGAATACAGATTATAGTCAAGTAAACTTCAGTCATTTTCAATTGGGTGGTTTAACCTTGTTTAGCAAAGAGCGAAGTGAAGATTTTATTTTCATGTTTGGAGCTTATTACAATGGAGAGTTATTTGGACCTATGATAGTTCCTATTGTGGGATTTAATTGGGCCATATCAGAAAAGTGGCGTTGGAAAATGTTAGCACCTCTTAATTTAGAATTGGCATATATGCCAAAGAATTGGTTCAGAACCGGTTTGCGTTTTGATGGATTTAATGCTTCTTACAGATATCAATTAATTCCCGGAGATCCCAATTCAAATAGATATATTGACAAAGCAGACAATAATGCTTATTTGTTTACTGAATTTCATTTGGGTAAAAATTGTTGGATCAATTTGAGAGCAGGTCACTCTATTCTAAGAAAATACAGATTCTTTCAGCTAGAAGAAAAAATGGACCTAAAAGTAGGTCCATTCAATGTTCATGATGACCGCAATAATGATGATCCTAAAGCGGTACCTGTATTATTTAAAAACAGCCTTTCGTTTGAAGCCCGTTTTATTTATCGTTTGCCTTTAGACTAG
- a CDS encoding toxin-antitoxin system YwqK family antitoxin, with product MKRHENGNIAFEGSFDANGKHEGLWKAYYENGKPKSTFTYKNGLLQGPASIYYPESGKISAKVNYINDKKEGEEIWYNEDGTIDYIQHFKNDILEGDYKSYFSNGEVNVEGQYLNGKKTGKWISYSKKENRDGDIFKIENFLAGEKHGVQKTYLPAKEKEGNYLWHVSTYENGKEIGESTFYHENGQIHEIIFYKNYEKDHFQSFNKEGKIIEEGKYLNDMKTGIWKNYVYPENGNKYIGRSRLYKNDVFVIDSIFYENGQLQQLMLNDGNGNLQSKEYYQSGSLLREGEYKNFKKEGIWKEYFDNSTQLKISIPYSNNMLNGIYISYHLNGKVFYKIEFEQNKMMEILLLLDKEGKPLDKGTLVNGNGTYNDYNYQGELINTFTIENGTMKKK from the coding sequence GTGAAACGCCACGAAAATGGTAATATAGCTTTTGAAGGTAGTTTTGACGCCAATGGAAAACATGAGGGACTATGGAAAGCATATTACGAAAATGGAAAACCAAAATCTACTTTCACCTATAAAAATGGTCTTTTGCAAGGGCCAGCATCTATTTACTACCCAGAAAGTGGTAAAATCTCTGCCAAAGTAAATTATATAAATGACAAAAAAGAAGGAGAAGAAATATGGTATAATGAAGATGGCACAATAGACTATATTCAGCATTTTAAAAATGATATTCTAGAAGGAGATTATAAATCCTATTTTTCAAATGGTGAAGTGAATGTAGAAGGTCAATATCTTAATGGAAAAAAAACAGGGAAATGGATAAGCTATTCAAAAAAGGAGAATAGAGATGGAGATATATTCAAAATTGAAAATTTCTTAGCCGGTGAAAAACATGGTGTTCAAAAAACATATTTACCAGCCAAAGAGAAGGAAGGTAATTATTTGTGGCATGTTTCAACTTACGAAAATGGAAAAGAAATTGGTGAATCAACATTCTATCATGAAAATGGACAAATCCATGAAATAATCTTTTATAAAAACTATGAAAAAGATCATTTTCAATCATTTAACAAAGAAGGGAAAATAATAGAAGAAGGTAAATATCTCAATGATATGAAAACAGGGATTTGGAAAAACTATGTCTACCCTGAAAATGGAAACAAATACATAGGAAGATCAAGACTTTACAAAAATGATGTTTTCGTTATTGACTCAATATTCTATGAAAATGGTCAACTTCAACAGTTAATGTTAAATGATGGAAATGGTAATTTACAATCAAAGGAATATTATCAATCCGGATCACTTTTAAGAGAAGGAGAATATAAAAACTTCAAAAAGGAAGGTATTTGGAAAGAGTATTTTGACAATTCAACGCAACTAAAAATAAGTATTCCCTATTCCAATAACATGTTAAACGGGATTTATATTAGCTATCACCTCAACGGTAAAGTATTTTACAAAATAGAATTTGAACAAAACAAAATGATGGAGATTCTACTATTGCTGGATAAAGAAGGTAAACCCTTAGATAAGGGAACTTTGGTAAATGGTAACGGAACTTACAATGATTATAATTACCAGGGAGAGCTAATAAACACCTTTACTATTGAAAATGGAACTATGAAAAAGAAGTAA
- a CDS encoding T9SS type A sorting domain-containing protein produces the protein MSDAQYSGDSFNQTLSSAGLFDCFLIKTDENGQMLWANSYGSNQTDSGYAIDVDDNGNITLTGIFKNTVDFDLGTGVHELSSNGAFDVFVITLNSDGLLSWSHHIGGANSEIVNNLKIYGQDMYMVGSFSGQSNFNILGAGHIKNSNGTRDGYILKLDFSSVGFHPNTSSEFTLYPNPVNSYLNITKSPDTIQHIVVLNSIGQKVLESSSFPIDISHLAEGTYNVRILSNHQTFSYSIIKF, from the coding sequence ATGTCTGATGCACAATACAGTGGTGACTCTTTCAACCAAACATTGAGTTCTGCGGGCCTATTTGATTGCTTTTTAATTAAAACAGATGAAAACGGGCAGATGTTATGGGCCAACTCATATGGCTCGAATCAAACCGACTCTGGATATGCTATAGATGTTGACGACAATGGAAATATCACTTTAACAGGAATCTTTAAAAATACAGTTGATTTTGACCTTGGAACAGGAGTACACGAATTAAGCTCAAATGGAGCCTTTGATGTCTTTGTTATCACCCTTAATTCAGATGGTTTATTGAGTTGGTCACATCACATAGGCGGCGCAAATTCTGAAATTGTCAATAACCTAAAAATCTATGGCCAGGATATGTACATGGTTGGAAGTTTTTCTGGGCAATCAAACTTCAACATTTTAGGTGCCGGGCATATTAAAAATTCAAATGGAACAAGAGATGGTTATATTTTAAAGTTGGATTTTTCTTCTGTCGGATTTCATCCAAACACATCAAGCGAATTTACTTTGTACCCAAATCCTGTCAATAGCTATTTAAACATTACAAAAAGCCCTGATACAATTCAGCATATTGTGGTTCTAAATTCAATTGGTCAAAAGGTTTTGGAATCAAGTTCGTTTCCAATTGATATCTCTCATTTAGCGGAAGGCACCTATAATGTTCGGATATTGAGTAATCATCAAACATTTTCTTATTCAATCATCAAGTTTTAA
- a CDS encoding heavy-metal-associated domain-containing protein, with translation MSFLSENVIPGNHGKTFGTNAKSGMELQRIMLSLIRLKGIKDIVVNTEIFPREITVRTTAIVEVREIQNLIKSLGYHAIPKSMFHF, from the coding sequence ATGAGCTTCTTATCAGAAAATGTGATTCCAGGAAATCACGGAAAAACGTTTGGAACTAATGCCAAATCAGGCATGGAATTGCAACGCATTATGTTGTCTTTAATACGATTAAAAGGGATTAAAGACATAGTGGTGAATACTGAAATATTTCCAAGAGAAATAACAGTAAGAACCACAGCCATTGTAGAAGTCAGAGAAATTCAAAATCTGATTAAATCACTGGGTTATCACGCAATTCCAAAGAGTATGTTTCACTTCTAA
- the nhaD gene encoding sodium:proton antiporter NhaD produces the protein MYTAMALTFTLGFLAIIFEHKIKVNKAASALITAAVCWVLYVFGQSSVEGSVEVIETNLMHHLGDIAGILFFLLGAMTIVELIDTHDGFSLITQRIKTTKKSTLLIILSVTTFLMSAALDNLTTSIIMAALLRKLIDDKKDLWLFAGMIIIAANAGGAWSPIGDVTTIMLWVGGQVTVVNIILKLLVPSIVCLAVPLTIMVYKMRGNVAVPEINEEEAGSLKVHVREQKLVLGAGLAALLFVPVFKTFTHLPPFLGIMFGLGILWTITEFLHKSKADSTRKQLSISKVLEKVDTVSILFFLGILLAVAALQTAGHLTQLATMLDENFGNIWIINILVGLFSSIIDNVPLVAGSIGMYDLSVYPQDHTFWELLAYCAGTGGSVLIIGSAAGVAIMGILKIEFMWYLKKISLLALVGYLSGILTFWLMSSL, from the coding sequence ATGTACACAGCAATGGCTTTGACATTTACACTTGGATTTTTGGCCATCATTTTTGAGCACAAAATTAAGGTAAATAAGGCAGCATCCGCTTTAATTACAGCTGCCGTATGTTGGGTGCTTTATGTATTTGGTCAATCATCAGTTGAAGGGTCAGTTGAGGTGATTGAAACTAATTTGATGCACCATCTTGGAGATATAGCCGGAATTCTATTTTTCCTTTTAGGTGCCATGACAATAGTTGAATTAATTGATACTCATGATGGGTTTTCATTAATAACACAACGCATTAAAACAACCAAGAAAAGCACCCTTTTAATTATTCTTTCAGTGACCACTTTTTTGATGAGTGCGGCTTTGGACAACCTAACCACATCTATTATAATGGCTGCATTATTGAGAAAATTAATAGATGATAAAAAAGACTTATGGCTATTTGCCGGGATGATAATAATTGCTGCAAATGCAGGTGGTGCCTGGTCGCCAATTGGTGATGTCACAACCATTATGCTGTGGGTTGGTGGACAGGTTACAGTTGTAAATATCATTTTGAAATTACTTGTGCCAAGTATAGTATGCCTGGCTGTTCCATTAACTATAATGGTTTATAAAATGAGGGGGAATGTGGCCGTTCCTGAAATTAATGAAGAGGAAGCGGGTTCTCTAAAAGTTCATGTTCGGGAACAAAAACTGGTACTGGGAGCAGGCTTGGCGGCACTGCTCTTTGTACCGGTTTTTAAAACTTTTACCCATTTACCTCCTTTTTTAGGCATCATGTTTGGCCTGGGGATTTTGTGGACAATTACTGAGTTTTTACATAAAAGCAAAGCAGATAGTACGCGTAAACAACTATCCATTAGCAAGGTTTTGGAAAAAGTGGATACTGTCAGCATTCTATTTTTTCTTGGGATTTTGCTCGCGGTGGCTGCACTGCAAACTGCCGGACATTTAACACAATTAGCCACAATGTTGGATGAGAATTTTGGTAATATCTGGATAATAAATATCCTGGTAGGATTATTTTCTTCAATCATTGACAACGTTCCGTTAGTAGCAGGTTCAATAGGTATGTATGATTTATCCGTGTATCCACAAGACCATACTTTTTGGGAATTATTGGCCTATTGTGCTGGTACCGGAGGTTCGGTGCTAATTATAGGTTCAGCTGCCGGGGTAGCCATTATGGGCATCCTAAAAATAGAATTTATGTGGTATCTAAAAAAGATCAGTTTACTGGCTTTAGTAGGATACTTGTCAGGGATATTGACCTTTTGGTTAATGAGCTCCCTTTAA
- a CDS encoding LuxR C-terminal-related transcriptional regulator, translating to MRFLIADDHDLIVDGLKNAIAGKYSDAEIDTASLKSELDYFLNLNSYDLLILDIKFGQSNAKGFIKELMQKYHQLKVLILSSLDDQYTIQFFVNAGVQGYIIKSDSIVDILNGVDKVIKGEVYFSAEVQEKLEGDSNDIILTPREKEVLAVILEEKSIKQIAEQLHISEKTVEMHRSNLFLKLDVKNVTGLVKKSILLNLLDQ from the coding sequence ATGAGATTTTTAATAGCGGATGATCATGATTTAATTGTGGATGGCTTAAAAAACGCCATTGCAGGAAAATATAGTGATGCGGAGATTGATACGGCCTCATTAAAATCAGAGTTAGATTATTTTCTAAATCTCAATTCATATGATTTGCTGATTTTGGATATCAAATTTGGGCAAAGTAATGCCAAGGGTTTTATTAAGGAGTTGATGCAAAAGTATCATCAGCTAAAAGTGTTGATTTTATCTAGTTTGGATGACCAATACACTATTCAGTTTTTTGTCAATGCAGGAGTACAGGGTTATATTATTAAATCTGATTCTATTGTTGATATTTTAAATGGAGTAGATAAAGTGATAAAAGGTGAAGTATATTTCAGTGCCGAAGTACAAGAGAAATTGGAAGGTGATTCAAATGACATAATACTTACACCAAGAGAAAAAGAGGTGTTAGCCGTTATATTAGAAGAAAAGTCAATTAAACAGATAGCTGAACAGCTGCATATTTCTGAAAAAACGGTTGAGATGCACCGCAGTAATTTGTTTCTGAAGTTAGATGTGAAAAACGTTACGGGATTAGTTAAAAAATCTATTCTACTCAATCTTTTAGATCAATAA
- a CDS encoding sensor histidine kinase encodes MKRSLVLFMFFLFASFVHSQEDYKADSTMIAQNFLKATMGLSDIDSIKNTNRQVAQTPRLKDVYQYHLCRYFFMTSQVDSVILYANQAIPNVSETEAAKYYNLVGSAFSVKGDYDVAIEQMLKAKVIYEKNGDHYKAAIIENNLANVFFSLKQYESSYQYAFSAYNYLSEINDTIYYSSVASIAAVSAIKLDSIEQGEELSQEALNNAIQYNNPIGQIIAFYAKGELLQKKDSVKEAVDMYDRSMILSRQFGQTHYVMLNHIALLHAYSELQLFNEAIVSGEEALKLSKSQNNDNTLYSIHKQLGYAYAGKGEFKKAFENMALANELYVEFAGIESREIINEMMVKYETEKKERALAEEQLKSLKSEQKLANRNWWILLLASGVLVLAILLYFLRRSSVNRIQRLKLVQEHKIAKAAVLGEEKERERVAADLHDGVASSLTAAKIQLELLASNKEINLNEVLNQINKTHLDVRRISHNLMPVDFDERNLEDTLKLYCKGNSSDKLVIHFTSNLGDKKVQATKAKMIYRWVQELINNVQKHAKARNCFVQLLMDNNKIVLSVEDDGIGFDLDDNVDGIGIVSIQKRVENLGGEIIFESAKDKGTLVSIYLNLTE; translated from the coding sequence ATGAAAAGAAGTCTGGTACTTTTCATGTTTTTTCTATTTGCTTCTTTTGTGCATTCCCAAGAGGATTACAAAGCTGACTCCACAATGATTGCTCAAAATTTCCTTAAAGCAACAATGGGACTTTCAGATATAGATTCAATAAAAAACACCAATAGACAAGTAGCACAAACCCCGCGATTAAAAGATGTTTATCAATATCATTTGTGTAGGTATTTCTTTATGACATCTCAAGTAGACAGTGTCATTTTATACGCAAATCAAGCTATTCCAAATGTATCTGAAACAGAAGCAGCCAAGTATTATAATTTGGTTGGATCAGCATTTAGTGTAAAGGGTGATTATGATGTGGCCATTGAACAGATGTTGAAAGCAAAAGTTATTTATGAAAAGAATGGCGATCATTACAAGGCTGCGATTATAGAAAATAATTTGGCAAATGTATTTTTTAGTCTAAAACAATATGAATCATCATACCAATATGCCTTTTCTGCCTACAACTATTTATCAGAAATTAATGACACAATATATTACTCCTCTGTAGCATCAATTGCAGCCGTATCAGCAATTAAATTGGACAGCATTGAACAAGGAGAAGAATTAAGTCAGGAAGCACTCAATAATGCCATACAATACAATAATCCTATCGGTCAAATTATCGCCTTTTATGCAAAAGGAGAATTGCTTCAAAAAAAGGACAGTGTTAAAGAAGCTGTTGATATGTATGATCGTTCAATGATCTTAAGTCGGCAGTTTGGACAAACCCACTACGTTATGCTCAACCACATTGCCTTGTTACATGCTTATTCAGAACTCCAACTTTTTAATGAAGCAATAGTAAGTGGTGAAGAAGCGCTCAAGCTTTCAAAATCGCAAAACAATGACAATACATTGTATTCAATTCATAAGCAATTAGGATATGCATATGCCGGTAAAGGAGAGTTTAAAAAAGCCTTTGAAAATATGGCATTGGCGAATGAATTATATGTTGAATTTGCCGGAATTGAGAGTAGAGAAATTATCAATGAGATGATGGTGAAGTATGAAACTGAGAAAAAGGAACGTGCATTGGCAGAAGAACAACTAAAAAGTTTAAAAAGTGAACAGAAATTAGCCAATAGAAATTGGTGGATATTGCTGTTAGCCTCAGGGGTTCTTGTCTTGGCAATTTTGCTTTACTTTTTAAGAAGATCTTCTGTGAACCGCATCCAACGTTTGAAATTAGTTCAGGAACATAAGATTGCCAAAGCGGCTGTTTTAGGAGAAGAAAAAGAAAGAGAAAGAGTTGCAGCTGATCTGCATGATGGTGTTGCATCTTCACTTACTGCAGCCAAAATCCAATTAGAACTTTTAGCAAGTAATAAAGAAATCAATCTAAATGAAGTTTTAAATCAAATAAATAAAACTCATTTGGATGTTAGACGCATATCGCACAATTTAATGCCGGTTGATTTTGATGAACGCAATCTTGAAGATACTTTGAAATTATATTGCAAAGGGAATAGTTCAGATAAATTAGTCATTCATTTCACTTCGAATCTTGGTGATAAAAAGGTACAAGCTACAAAAGCTAAAATGATTTACAGATGGGTGCAAGAGCTAATTAATAATGTTCAAAAGCATGCAAAGGCGCGTAATTGTTTTGTCCAACTGTTAATGGACAATAATAAAATTGTGCTTTCAGTTGAAGATGATGGAATAGGTTTTGATTTGGATGATAACGTTGATGGTATTGGCATTGTTAGTATCCAAAAACGAGTAGAAAATTTAGGCGGCGAAATAATTTTTGAGAGTGCAAAAGATAAGGGAACCCTGGTGAGCATTTATTTAAATTTGACTGAATGA
- a CDS encoding GNAT family N-acetyltransferase yields MNSQHILHTDRLILKSVNPALIHDFYNTKSKAEIMDYFGFDEVDYEKFKLQHEKGIETYNISVLFFLLIDKQSNLPIGECGFHTWNKNHQRAELFYKIRSEENRRKGYAKEALNEVLNFGFTSMNLHRIEALVADWNTPSVKLVHYYGFTKEGTMREDYLVNDKYEDSDCYSLLKWEWNH; encoded by the coding sequence GTGAATTCGCAACACATATTACATACCGACCGTTTGATCCTTAAAAGTGTAAATCCCGCTTTGATTCATGATTTTTACAATACAAAATCTAAGGCTGAAATCATGGATTATTTTGGATTTGATGAGGTGGATTACGAGAAGTTCAAGTTACAGCATGAAAAAGGAATTGAGACCTATAATATTTCCGTATTATTTTTCTTGCTTATAGATAAACAAAGCAACCTGCCAATAGGAGAGTGTGGATTTCATACCTGGAATAAAAATCACCAAAGAGCAGAGTTGTTTTATAAAATCAGATCAGAAGAAAACAGGAGAAAAGGGTATGCTAAAGAAGCCTTAAATGAAGTGTTGAATTTCGGTTTTACTTCAATGAACCTGCATAGAATTGAAGCTTTGGTAGCTGATTGGAATACGCCTTCAGTAAAACTGGTACATTATTATGGATTCACCAAGGAAGGAACCATGAGAGAAGATTATCTGGTGAACGATAAATATGAAGATTCTGATTGTTACTCCTTGTTAAAATGGGAATGGAACCATTAA
- the gatC gene encoding Asp-tRNA(Asn)/Glu-tRNA(Gln) amidotransferase subunit GatC, producing the protein MEIKDELVDHIAHLARLEFEGEKKEAIKADLIKMIDFVDQLNQVDTEGVEPLIFMTDSINVLREDVAKVTITQEEALKNAPNKDSDYFKIAKVLSK; encoded by the coding sequence ATGGAAATCAAAGATGAATTGGTAGATCACATTGCTCACCTTGCAAGGCTTGAGTTTGAAGGAGAAAAGAAAGAAGCCATCAAAGCAGATTTAATTAAAATGATTGACTTTGTTGATCAATTAAATCAAGTGGATACTGAAGGTGTTGAGCCATTGATTTTCATGACAGATTCAATTAATGTATTGCGTGAAGATGTTGCCAAGGTAACAATCACTCAAGAAGAAGCATTGAAGAATGCACCAAACAAAGATTCAGATTACTTCAAAATTGCGAAGGTTTTAAGCAAGTAA
- a CDS encoding lysophospholipid acyltransferase family protein has translation MKYLLLPLVIVYRIYFAIIFFVVLTLLYPVFWVMLLKDKNFEKVFKLKVFTSRIILFLDFIFLKRIKMPDNLPEGPYVICANHCSYLDIILMYPILPKTKFMFIGKAELLRWPVISIFFKNMDIGVNREKRHSAMKSIIRAKKEIQRGWSIVIYPEGKIPHNNPKLNLFKSGAFKMAIEEQVPILPITLIDTWKLFATDPPLTAWARPGISRVVIHDPIPTKGLEKKDLVNLRQQTFDVINGPLLEYNKKVIDKL, from the coding sequence ATGAAATATTTGCTTTTACCATTAGTTATCGTTTATCGCATATATTTCGCCATAATATTTTTTGTGGTTCTAACCTTGCTGTATCCTGTGTTTTGGGTGATGTTGCTCAAAGACAAAAACTTTGAAAAAGTATTTAAGCTTAAGGTTTTCACTTCACGGATTATTTTGTTTTTGGATTTTATTTTTCTCAAGAGAATTAAAATGCCGGACAATTTACCGGAAGGGCCTTATGTAATTTGTGCCAATCATTGTTCTTATTTGGACATCATTTTAATGTATCCGATTTTACCAAAAACCAAGTTCATGTTTATTGGTAAAGCAGAATTATTGAGATGGCCTGTCATCAGTATCTTTTTTAAGAACATGGACATAGGCGTAAACCGTGAAAAGAGACATTCAGCCATGAAATCTATTATCAGGGCTAAAAAAGAAATTCAAAGAGGATGGTCAATCGTCATTTATCCAGAAGGTAAAATTCCGCACAATAACCCAAAGCTGAACCTCTTTAAATCAGGTGCTTTTAAGATGGCTATTGAAGAACAGGTGCCAATTTTACCCATTACTTTGATTGATACCTGGAAGCTTTTTGCAACTGATCCGCCTTTAACAGCCTGGGCACGTCCCGGTATTTCAAGAGTAGTTATTCATGACCCTATACCAACAAAAGGTTTAGAAAAGAAAGATTTAGTAAATTTGCGTCAGCAAACCTTTGATGTAATCAATGGTCCATTGCTTGAATACAACAAAAAAGTGATAGATAAACTGTAG
- the trpS gene encoding tryptophan--tRNA ligase yields MARILTGIQSTGTPHLGNILGAILPAIEMAEDDKNDSFLFIADLHSLTQIKNAEEMRENTYSVAATWLACGLDVSKSTFYRQSDRPETAELTWYLSCFFPFSRLNLAHSFKDKADRLEDVNAGLFSYPMLMAADILLYDAEFVPVGKDQEQHLEFTRDVARRMNNEMGEMFVMPEARHNENTMKVPGTDGEKMSKSRGNFINIFLPEKQLKKQINSIVTDSLELEEPKDPDTCNAFAIYALLASDDQIAEMRNNYTAGGWGYGHTKKAILDLILDKFGPAREKYTYYMENKSELDKVLNEGAAKAKVIADDVIKRVREKVGY; encoded by the coding sequence ATGGCAAGAATACTTACAGGTATACAAAGTACAGGAACTCCACACTTAGGAAACATACTTGGGGCTATATTACCGGCCATAGAAATGGCAGAAGACGATAAAAATGATTCGTTTTTATTTATTGCAGATCTACACTCTTTGACGCAGATTAAAAATGCCGAAGAAATGAGAGAAAACACTTACAGTGTGGCTGCAACCTGGTTAGCTTGCGGATTAGATGTAAGTAAATCAACTTTTTATCGCCAAAGTGACCGACCTGAAACTGCTGAGTTAACCTGGTATTTGTCTTGCTTTTTCCCTTTTTCAAGATTAAATCTGGCGCATTCATTTAAGGATAAAGCAGATAGATTGGAAGATGTTAATGCCGGTCTATTCTCTTATCCTATGCTGATGGCTGCAGATATTTTGTTGTATGATGCCGAATTTGTTCCGGTTGGAAAAGATCAGGAACAGCATCTTGAATTCACAAGAGACGTAGCCCGCAGAATGAATAATGAAATGGGTGAAATGTTTGTAATGCCTGAGGCCAGACACAATGAAAACACCATGAAAGTTCCAGGAACTGATGGTGAAAAAATGTCTAAGTCAAGAGGGAATTTCATCAACATCTTTTTACCTGAAAAGCAGTTAAAAAAACAAATCAACAGCATTGTTACCGATAGCTTAGAATTAGAAGAGCCTAAAGATCCGGATACTTGTAATGCATTTGCCATTTACGCCTTATTGGCCAGTGATGATCAAATTGCTGAAATGCGCAACAATTATACAGCCGGTGGATGGGGATATGGTCATACTAAAAAAGCTATTTTGGATTTGATCCTTGACAAATTTGGTCCTGCCAGAGAAAAGTACACTTACTACATGGAAAATAAAAGTGAGTTAGACAAGGTACTGAATGAAGGTGCAGCTAAGGCTAAAGTTATTGCGGATGACGTAATAAAAAGAGTTCGAGAAAAAGTAGGTTACTAA